The following are from one region of the Dreissena polymorpha isolate Duluth1 chromosome 2, UMN_Dpol_1.0, whole genome shotgun sequence genome:
- the LOC127868274 gene encoding uncharacterized protein LOC127868274, translated as MYGLLFLWIFVNAERTEGCKIFIKKKDILEYEFNEKTLLSFTSLTSMKTIFFEWCFDPYNPCTISNPSLNETFRLVTIGKGAMLIIKKLSQDTFGTYACSSKNSKGDSILIHIVNDTVAYERLDNLSQNSDNTRQQLSPPRRTDSFGLMVTFDKNRFLLSTTILPGLAMIFGQYYGVLLFK; from the exons AGCGCACCGAAGgctgtaaaatatttataaagaaaaaggATATACTTGAATATGAATTTAATGAGAAAACGCTCCTCTCGTTCACAAGTTTAACGAGtatgaaaactatatttttcGAATGGTGTTTTGATCCGTATAATCCTTGTACAATTTCAAATCCATCTCTTAATGAAACCTTTCGACTTGTGACCATCGGAAAAGGAGCCATGTTGATTATAAAAAAACTCAGTCAGGATACCTTTGGAACGTACGCATGTTCGTCAAAAAACAGCAAAGGAGACAGTATATTGATACACATTGTCAATGACACAGTAGCATACGAAAGGTTAGATAACCTTTCGCAAAACTCAG ATAACACCCGTCAACAACTTTCACCGCCCAGAAGGACTGACAGTTTCGGGTTGATGGTAACATTTG ATAAAAACCGTTTTTTACTATCAACGACCATATTGCCTGGACTCGCGATGATATTTGGTCAGTATTATGGTGTTCTTCTGTTCAAGTAA